Proteins found in one Bacteroidales bacterium genomic segment:
- a CDS encoding arginine decarboxylase: protein MKNKYIDLIQQTFEFPQEEFKVEENELYFNNICLTDLIKQYGTPLKISYLPKISSNIQRAKKLFNVAIAKADYQGEYHYAYCTKSSHFSFTLEEALKNDIHLETSSEFDINIIHSLFANEKIDKNIYIICNGFKKIGYIKEICGLINNGFVNTVPVLDNKKEVEYISTLSKKKCKLGIRIASEEEPRFDFYTSRLGIRYNDILDFYKANIKGNPKFELKMLHFFINTGIRDNAYYWNELIKCVNVYCELKKICKELDTLNIGGGFPVKNSMAFDYDYEYMAEEIVLQIKNVCQQNNVPEPNIFSEFGSYTVGESGAIIYSVLGQKKQNDRELWDMIDSSFMTTLPDTWAINQRFVLLAINHWDKEYERVHLGGLTCDSHDFYNAEAHANAVFLPKFDEQDPLYIGLFHTGAYQESLGGYGGIQHCLTPAPKHILIEKDENGELYPKLFAKEQSHKSMMKILGY from the coding sequence ATGAAAAACAAATATATTGACTTAATTCAACAAACCTTTGAGTTTCCTCAGGAAGAATTTAAGGTTGAAGAAAATGAACTTTACTTTAATAATATTTGTCTTACTGATTTAATTAAACAATACGGAACTCCCTTGAAGATATCCTATCTACCTAAGATATCTTCAAATATCCAGAGGGCTAAAAAACTCTTTAATGTGGCAATCGCAAAAGCAGATTACCAGGGCGAATACCATTATGCATATTGCACCAAGAGTTCACACTTTAGCTTCACCCTTGAAGAAGCGCTGAAAAACGACATTCATCTGGAAACATCATCCGAGTTTGACATTAACATCATACACAGCCTGTTTGCAAATGAAAAAATTGATAAAAACATCTACATCATTTGCAATGGATTTAAAAAAATCGGATATATTAAAGAGATTTGCGGCCTGATAAATAATGGTTTTGTAAACACCGTACCGGTGCTTGATAATAAAAAAGAAGTTGAATACATCTCAACTCTCAGCAAAAAGAAATGCAAACTCGGTATCCGCATTGCCTCGGAAGAAGAACCACGTTTTGATTTCTATACTTCCCGCCTTGGCATCCGTTACAATGACATTCTTGACTTCTATAAAGCCAATATCAAAGGAAATCCCAAATTTGAGCTTAAAATGTTGCATTTTTTTATCAACACAGGAATCAGGGATAATGCATATTACTGGAACGAACTCATCAAGTGCGTAAATGTATATTGTGAATTAAAGAAAATTTGTAAGGAACTCGACACATTAAATATAGGCGGTGGTTTCCCCGTCAAGAATTCTATGGCTTTTGACTACGATTATGAATATATGGCAGAGGAAATCGTGTTGCAAATAAAAAATGTTTGCCAGCAAAATAATGTTCCCGAACCAAACATTTTTAGTGAATTTGGTTCATATACAGTAGGAGAAAGCGGAGCCATCATTTACTCTGTATTGGGACAAAAAAAGCAAAACGACAGAGAGTTATGGGACATGATTGATAGTTCCTTTATGACTACTTTGCCTGATACATGGGCCATCAATCAGCGTTTCGTTTTGCTTGCAATTAATCACTGGGACAAAGAATACGAACGCGTGCATCTTGGCGGGCTTACCTGCGACAGTCATGACTTTTACAATGCAGAAGCTCACGCTAATGCAGTCTTTTTGCCAAAATTTGACGAACAAGACCCGCTTTATATCGGGCTTTTTCACACAGGCGCTTATCAGGAATCGTTAGGCGGGTATGGCGGCATCCAGCACTGCCTCACTCCGGCTCCCAAACATATACTTATCGAAAAAGATGAAAACGGCGAGCTTTATCCCAAGCTATTTGCCAAAGAGCAAAGTCACAAGTCCATGATGAAAATTCTGGGGTATTAA
- the nuoE gene encoding NADH-quinone oxidoreductase subunit NuoE, whose amino-acid sequence MRITRLSEEENINISSNVDLSLLEPILQKYNNVKGNLIPILQHTQDIYGYIPKEAFKKISEETGLKVSDMYGVVTFYAQFRLNPVGKHIIKVCHGTACHVQNANKITDALQEALNVKDGETTADRIFTLESVACLGCCSLAPVMMIGVETFGKLSGSEAVKIVKDIKIKELN is encoded by the coding sequence ATGAGAATAACTAGACTAAGTGAAGAAGAAAACATAAACATATCTTCGAATGTTGATTTAAGTTTATTAGAACCTATTTTACAAAAGTATAATAATGTCAAAGGAAACCTTATTCCTATATTACAGCATACTCAGGATATTTATGGTTATATTCCTAAAGAAGCATTTAAAAAAATTTCAGAAGAAACAGGTCTTAAGGTGAGCGATATGTATGGCGTAGTTACTTTTTATGCCCAGTTTCGACTCAATCCGGTTGGAAAGCATATTATTAAAGTATGCCATGGCACTGCCTGCCATGTTCAGAATGCCAACAAAATTACGGATGCCTTGCAGGAAGCGCTGAATGTAAAAGATGGAGAAACTACAGCAGACAGGATTTTTACTCTTGAGTCGGTGGCATGCCTGGGATGTTGCTCCCTTGCTCCGGTTATGATGATAGGAGTGGAGACCTTTGGTAAACTCAGCGGTAGCGAAGCCGTAAAAATTGTGAAAGATATAAAAATCAAAGAATTAAACTAA